A genomic window from Helicobacter pylori includes:
- a CDS encoding glucose-6-phosphate dehydrogenase: MLDFDLVLFGATGDLAMRKLFISLYEIYIHYGFKEGSKIIASGRKELSNEEFLTLLCEKTQLHSREKGKEFLAHISYLCVRLDNPKDFEELSKIATKNKPLIFYFSISPSFFATTAQNLAKNALNHANTRLILEKPLGHDLKTCKEIFQSISAFFKEEQIFRIDHYLGKKGVQNILELRLNNPILNTLWEQISTVEICVYETLGVEERGEFYDKIGALRDMVQNHLLQVLSLIATDLPNDLKDLRQEKIKVLKTLQPPKDFKKQVIRAQYQGYRNENKVHKESQTETFVAIKAFLDAPKFKGVPFYIKHAKKMPHNQASVKIHFNSVNTLEFFLSQDKITLTLKDNQTPLILESHNQQEFLQPYAKLLYDAIENNHNNFAHQLELEASWVFIDTLIEGFINNATPLHFYESHNLNELEFLKPLYQ, from the coding sequence ATGTTAGATTTTGATCTGGTTCTTTTTGGCGCGACTGGGGATTTAGCCATGCGAAAGCTCTTCATTTCGCTCTATGAAATTTATATCCATTATGGTTTTAAAGAGGGTTCTAAGATTATCGCATCGGGGCGTAAAGAACTATCTAATGAAGAGTTTTTAACGCTTCTTTGCGAGAAAACACAACTGCACTCAAGAGAAAAGGGTAAGGAATTTTTAGCCCATATCAGTTATTTGTGCGTCCGTTTGGATAACCCTAAAGACTTTGAAGAATTGAGTAAAATCGCTACAAAAAACAAGCCCTTGATTTTCTACTTTTCTATCTCCCCTAGTTTTTTTGCAACGACCGCTCAAAATTTAGCCAAAAACGCGCTCAATCACGCCAACACCCGCTTGATTTTAGAAAAACCTTTAGGGCATGATTTAAAGACTTGTAAAGAGATTTTCCAAAGCATCAGCGCTTTTTTTAAAGAAGAACAAATTTTTAGAATCGATCATTATTTGGGGAAAAAAGGCGTTCAAAATATCCTTGAATTACGCCTAAATAACCCTATTTTAAACACCCTATGGGAGCAAATCAGCACGGTTGAAATCTGCGTGTATGAGACCTTGGGGGTGGAAGAAAGGGGCGAATTTTACGATAAAATCGGGGCTTTAAGGGATATGGTTCAAAACCATCTCTTGCAAGTTTTATCCCTTATCGCTACAGATTTACCCAACGATTTGAAAGATTTGAGGCAAGAAAAAATCAAAGTTTTAAAAACCTTACAACCCCCTAAAGATTTTAAAAAACAGGTTATTCGCGCCCAATATCAAGGTTATAGGAATGAAAATAAGGTTCATAAAGAAAGCCAGACAGAGACTTTTGTCGCTATTAAAGCCTTTTTAGATGCACCTAAATTCAAAGGCGTGCCTTTCTATATTAAGCACGCTAAAAAAATGCCCCACAATCAAGCGAGCGTGAAAATCCATTTTAATTCGGTTAACACGCTAGAATTTTTCCTTTCACAAGACAAAATCACCCTCACCCTAAAAGACAATCAAACCCCCCTTATTTTAGAAAGCCACAACCAACAAGAATTTTTACAACCCTACGCTAAATTGCTCTATGATGCGATAGAAAATAACCACAATAATTTCGCCCACCAGCTGGAATTGGAAGCGTCATGGGTGTTTATTGACACGCTGATAGAGGGTTTTATCAATAACGCTACGCCCTTACATTTCTATGAAAGCCATAACCTAAACGAGTTAGAATTTTTAAAACCACTCTACCAATAA
- a CDS encoding bifunctional 4-hydroxy-2-oxoglutarate aldolase/2-dehydro-3-deoxy-phosphogluconate aldolase: protein MQDKVLEVLQISPIVPVVVVEDLKDAVPLAQSLVEGGIPIIEVTLRSNCALEAIELIAKNVPKMRVGAGTILNSNQLEQAQNRGAEFLISPGLTPSLLEYAKKKDMPLIPGVSSSSEVMQALELGYNALKFFPAEYCGGAKLLNAFNGPFKGVKFCPTGGISVDNMHVYLKLENVLCVGGSWLTPKNLVQNKEWDKIVEICKRVLA, encoded by the coding sequence ATACAAGATAAAGTCCTAGAGGTTTTACAAATTAGCCCCATTGTCCCTGTGGTGGTGGTTGAAGATTTAAAAGACGCTGTGCCTTTAGCGCAAAGCCTAGTAGAGGGGGGTATTCCAATCATAGAGGTAACTCTTCGTTCAAACTGCGCTTTAGAAGCCATAGAGCTTATCGCTAAAAATGTGCCAAAAATGCGCGTGGGTGCTGGTACGATTTTAAACTCCAATCAATTAGAGCAAGCTCAAAACAGGGGGGCTGAGTTTTTGATTAGCCCGGGCCTTACGCCTAGCCTTTTAGAATATGCAAAGAAAAAAGACATGCCCTTAATACCCGGGGTTTCTAGCAGCAGTGAAGTCATGCAAGCTTTAGAGTTGGGCTATAACGCTTTAAAATTTTTCCCAGCAGAATATTGCGGAGGCGCTAAACTTTTAAACGCTTTTAATGGCCCTTTTAAAGGGGTGAAATTTTGCCCCACCGGGGGCATTAGCGTGGATAACATGCATGTTTATTTGAAATTAGAAAATGTTTTGTGCGTGGGAGGGAGCTGGCTTACCCCTAAAAATTTAGTGCAAAATAAAGAATGGGATAAAATCGTAGAAATTTGCAAACGAGTGCTAGCTTAG
- a CDS encoding SDR family oxidoreductase, with the protein MAHILVSGATSGFGLEIAKAFLQKNHVVFGTGRRQKNLQELQLAYPKRFIPLCFDLKNKLETKQAVETIFSMTDRIDALINNAGLALGLNKAYECEWGDWEIMIDTNIRGLLYLTRLILPSMIEHNRGTIINLGSIAGTYAYPGGNVYGASKAFVKQFSLNLRADLAGTNIRVSNVEPGLCGETEFSMVRFKGDKIKAQSVYENTTYLKPQDIANIVLWIYEQPLHVNINRIEIMPTSQTFAPLFTHKNS; encoded by the coding sequence ATGGCGCACATTTTAGTTAGCGGGGCGACTTCAGGGTTTGGACTAGAAATCGCTAAGGCGTTTTTACAAAAAAACCATGTGGTTTTTGGCACAGGGAGGCGGCAAAAGAATTTGCAAGAATTACAGCTTGCTTACCCTAAGCGTTTCATTCCCCTGTGTTTTGATCTTAAAAACAAGCTTGAAACTAAGCAAGCGGTAGAGACTATTTTTTCCATGACGGATCGTATTGACGCTTTAATCAATAACGCCGGTTTGGCTCTAGGCTTAAACAAGGCTTATGAATGCGAGTGGGGCGATTGGGAGATCATGATAGACACGAATATCAGGGGGTTATTATACCTCACTCGTTTGATCTTGCCCTCTATGATAGAGCATAACCGAGGGACTATCATCAACCTTGGCTCTATCGCTGGCACTTACGCCTATCCTGGAGGGAATGTTTATGGAGCGAGCAAGGCGTTTGTGAAACAATTTTCTTTAAATTTGCGAGCGGATTTGGCTGGCACTAACATTAGAGTGAGCAATGTTGAGCCTGGTTTGTGTGGCGAAACAGAATTCAGTATGGTGCGTTTTAAGGGCGATAAAATCAAAGCCCAATCCGTTTATGAAAACACCACTTACCTTAAACCACAAGATATTGCTAACATCGTGCTATGGATTTATGAACAACCCTTGCATGTCAATATCAACCGCATAGAAATCATGCCCACAAGCCAAACTTTCGCCCCCCTATTCACCCATAAAAACTCTTAA
- a CDS encoding NAD(P)-dependent alcohol dehydrogenase, with translation MRVPSKGFAIFSKDGHFKPHDFSRHAVGPKDVLIDILYAGICHSDIHSAYSEWKEGIYPMIPGHEIAGVIKEIGKEVKKFKVGDVVGVGCFVNSCKTCKPCKEHQEQFCANHKTVFTYDCLDYFHDNEPHMGGYSNNIVVDENYVISVDKNAPLEKVAPLLCAGITTYSPLKFSKVTKGTKVGVAGFGGLGSMAVKYAAAMGAEVSVFARNEHKKQDALNMGAKHFYTDPKNCKEELDFIISTIPTHYDLKDYLKLLTYNGDLALVGLPPIEVAPVLSVFDFISLGNRKVYGSLIGGIKETQEMMDFSIKHNIYPEIDLILGKDIDTAYHNLTHGKAKFRYVIDMKKSFD, from the coding sequence ATGAGAGTTCCATCTAAAGGTTTTGCTATTTTTTCTAAAGATGGGCATTTCAAGCCCCATGATTTTAGCCGCCATGCCGTAGGCCCTAAAGATGTGTTGATTGACATTCTTTATGCAGGGATTTGTCATAGCGACATTCATAGCGCTTATAGCGAATGGAAAGAAGGCATCTACCCTATGATCCCTGGGCATGAGATTGCTGGGGTCATCAAAGAAATAGGTAAGGAAGTTAAAAAATTTAAAGTGGGTGATGTGGTGGGGGTTGGCTGTTTTGTCAATTCATGCAAAACCTGTAAGCCATGCAAAGAACACCAAGAGCAATTTTGCGCTAACCATAAAACGGTATTCACTTATGATTGTTTGGATTATTTCCATGACAATGAACCCCACATGGGCGGGTACTCTAATAACATTGTGGTGGATGAAAATTATGTGATTAGCGTGGATAAAAACGCTCCTTTAGAAAAAGTAGCCCCCTTGCTTTGTGCAGGCATCACCACTTATTCGCCCTTAAAATTTTCTAAGGTTACTAAAGGCACAAAAGTCGGCGTCGCTGGGTTTGGCGGACTAGGAAGCATGGCGGTTAAATACGCTGCGGCTATGGGGGCTGAAGTGAGCGTTTTTGCAAGAAACGAACACAAAAAACAAGACGCTTTAAACATGGGGGCTAAACATTTCTACACGGACCCTAAAAATTGTAAGGAAGAATTGGATTTTATCATTTCAACCATTCCTACCCACTACGATTTAAAAGACTATCTCAAGCTCTTAACTTATAATGGCGATCTAGCCCTTGTGGGACTCCCCCCTATAGAAGTCGCTCCAGTGCTTAGCGTTTTTGATTTTATCAGTTTGGGTAACCGCAAGGTTTATGGCTCATTGATTGGGGGCATTAAAGAAACCCAAGAGATGATGGATTTCTCCATTAAACACAATATTTACCCTGAAATAGATTTGATTTTAGGCAAGGATATTGATACGGCTTATCATAACCTAACCCATGGGAAAGCGAAATTCCGCTATGTGATTGATATGAAAAAATCGTTTGATTAA
- the hcpC gene encoding Sel1-like repeat protein HcpC gives MLGNVKKAFFGVLCLGALCLGGLMAEQDPKELVGLGAKSYKEQDFSQAKKYFEKACDLKESSGCFNLGVLYYQGQGVEKNLKKAASFYTKACDLNYSNGCHLLGNLYYSGQGVSQNTNKALQYYSKACDLKYAEGCASLGGIYHDGKVVTRDFTKSVEYFTKACDLNDGDGCTILGSLYDAGRGAPKDLKKALASYNKACDLKDSPGCFNAGNMYHHGDGVAKNFKEALARYSKACELENGGGCFNLGAMQYNGEGAARNEKQAIENFKKGCKLGAKGACDILKQLKIKV, from the coding sequence ATGTTAGGAAATGTCAAAAAAGCCTTTTTTGGAGTTTTGTGTTTGGGCGCGTTGTGTTTAGGGGGCTTGATGGCAGAGCAAGATCCTAAAGAGCTTGTGGGTTTGGGGGCAAAGAGTTATAAGGAGCAAGATTTTTCTCAAGCCAAGAAATATTTTGAAAAAGCTTGCGATTTGAAAGAAAGTAGCGGGTGTTTTAATTTAGGGGTGCTTTATTATCAAGGGCAGGGGGTGGAAAAAAACTTGAAAAAAGCCGCTTCATTTTACACGAAAGCTTGCGATTTAAATTACAGCAATGGGTGCCATTTGCTAGGCAATTTGTATTATAGCGGGCAAGGCGTATCCCAAAATACCAATAAAGCCTTGCAATACTACTCTAAAGCGTGCGATTTGAAATACGCTGAAGGGTGCGCGAGTTTAGGGGGGATTTATCATGATGGTAAAGTGGTTACTAGGGATTTTACAAAATCGGTGGAGTATTTCACGAAAGCGTGCGATTTAAACGATGGCGATGGTTGCACGATATTAGGAAGTCTGTATGATGCAGGCAGAGGCGCACCTAAAGATTTGAAAAAAGCGCTCGCTTCGTATAATAAGGCTTGCGATTTAAAAGACAGCCCAGGGTGCTTTAACGCAGGGAATATGTATCATCATGGCGATGGCGTGGCGAAGAATTTTAAAGAGGCTCTCGCTCGTTATTCTAAGGCATGCGAGTTGGAAAATGGCGGAGGGTGTTTTAATTTAGGGGCGATGCAATACAATGGCGAAGGCGCAGCAAGGAATGAAAAGCAAGCCATAGAAAACTTTAAAAAGGGTTGTAAATTGGGCGCTAAAGGGGCATGCGATATTCTCAAACAGCTCAAAATCAAAGTTTAG
- a CDS encoding glucokinase — translation MPKTETYPRLLADIGGTNARFGLEVAPRQIECIEVLPCKDFESLSDAVRFYLSKCKESLKLRPIYGSFAVATPIMGDFVQMTNNHWTFSIETTRQCLGLERLLVINDFVAQAYAISAMQENDLAQVGGIKCEINAPKAILGPGTGLGVSTLIQNSDGSLKVLPGEGGHVSFAPFDDLEILVWQYARSKFNHVSAERFLSGSGLVLIYEALSKRKGLEKVAKLSKAELTPQIISERALNGDYPICRLTLDTFCSMLGTLAADVALTLGARGGVYLCGGIIPRFIDYFKTSPFRVRFETKGRMGAFLASIPVHVVLKKTPGLDGAGIALENYLLHDKI, via the coding sequence ATGCCAAAAACTGAAACTTACCCAAGACTCTTAGCCGATATTGGCGGCACAAACGCGCGCTTTGGTTTGGAAGTCGCCCCACGACAAATTGAATGCATTGAAGTTTTACCATGTAAAGATTTTGAAAGCTTGAGCGATGCGGTGCGGTTTTATCTTTCTAAATGCAAAGAAAGCCTTAAATTACGCCCTATTTACGGCTCTTTTGCTGTGGCTACGCCCATCATGGGGGATTTTGTCCAAATGACGAACAACCATTGGACTTTTTCTATTGAAACGACACGGCAATGTTTGGGATTAGAGAGGTTGCTTGTCATCAATGATTTTGTCGCGCAAGCCTATGCCATTAGCGCGATGCAAGAAAACGATCTGGCTCAAGTAGGCGGGATCAAGTGCGAAATTAACGCCCCTAAAGCGATTTTAGGGCCAGGAACCGGGCTTGGGGTAAGCACTCTTATCCAAAACAGCGATGGCTCTTTGAAAGTCTTGCCCGGCGAAGGGGGGCATGTGAGTTTTGCCCCTTTTGATGATTTAGAAATTTTAGTGTGGCAATACGCCCGCTCTAAATTCAACCATGTGAGCGCGGAAAGGTTTTTGAGTGGGAGTGGCTTGGTGCTGATTTATGAAGCTTTATCCAAACGAAAAGGCTTAGAAAAAGTGGCGAAATTGAGCAAGGCTGAATTGACCCCACAAATCATTAGCGAACGCGCTTTGAATGGGGATTACCCTATATGCCGATTGACTTTGGACACTTTTTGTTCCATGCTTGGCACGCTCGCTGCTGATGTGGCTCTCACTTTGGGCGCTAGAGGTGGGGTGTATTTGTGTGGGGGGATTATCCCACGATTCATTGATTATTTTAAAACCTCACCCTTTAGAGTGCGTTTTGAAACAAAAGGGCGCATGGGAGCGTTTCTCGCTTCCATCCCTGTGCATGTCGTGTTGAAAAAAACTCCCGGGCTTGATGGGGCAGGCATTGCGTTAGAGAATTATTTACTGCATGATAAAATATAG
- the pgl gene encoding 6-phosphogluconolactonase produces MGYQLFEFESLEDCNKALTERFKEFFNAALKKRHQVSIAFSGGRSPISLLQKLSVLDLAWHECAVSLVDERIIDTSHKDSNTKLLHDYLLQNNALKASFIPLLPKEVSCNQNALLKFANQHFKQPHLAILGMGTDGHTASLFPETSAFLNEEKENIVFTKPVNAPYERLSMSIHALENCEKLFLSVSGEQKREVLEKALKENAPYSLPIARILHSKKVTTEVFYAKN; encoded by the coding sequence ATGGGTTATCAATTGTTTGAGTTTGAAAGTTTAGAAGATTGCAATAAGGCTTTAACAGAGCGTTTTAAAGAATTTTTTAACGCTGCCTTAAAAAAGCGCCATCAAGTTTCTATCGCTTTTTCTGGGGGCCGTTCGCCCATTAGCTTGTTGCAAAAATTGAGCGTTTTAGATCTCGCATGGCATGAATGTGCAGTCAGTTTAGTAGATGAACGCATTATAGATACAAGCCATAAGGATAGCAACACCAAATTATTGCACGATTATTTGTTGCAAAATAACGCCCTAAAAGCTTCTTTCATTCCGCTTTTACCCAAAGAGGTTTCTTGCAATCAAAACGCGCTTTTAAAATTTGCTAACCAGCATTTCAAACAGCCCCATTTAGCCATTCTGGGCATGGGGACTGATGGGCATACGGCTAGCCTTTTTCCTGAAACGAGCGCTTTTTTAAACGAAGAAAAGGAAAATATCGTTTTCACTAAACCCGTTAACGCTCCGTATGAACGCTTAAGCATGTCTATTCACGCCTTAGAAAATTGCGAAAAACTTTTTTTAAGCGTTAGCGGAGAGCAAAAAAGGGAGGTTTTAGAAAAAGCTTTGAAAGAAAACGCCCCCTATTCTCTGCCGATTGCTCGGATTTTACACTCTAAAAAAGTTACCACGGAGGTTTTTTATGCCAAAAACTGA
- the edd gene encoding phosphogluconate dehydratase yields the protein MPKHSLEQIKEKITERSKKTRELYLENIFNPKNQPKIESLGCANIAHVTASMPEHLKMPLGSHKRKHFAIITAYNDMLSAHQPFKNYPDWIKKELQEHNAYASVASGVPAMCDGITQGYEGMELSLFSRDVIALSTAVGLSHNVFDGAFFLGVCDKIVPGLLIGALSFGNLASVFVPSGPMVSGIENFKKAKARQDFAMGKINREELLKVEMQSYHDVGTCTFYGTANSNQMMMEFMGLHVANSSFINPNNPLRKVLVEESAKRLASGKVLPLAKLIDEKSILNALIGLMATGGSTNHTLHLIAIARSCGVILNWDDFDAISNLIPLLAKVYPNGSADVNAFEACGGLAFVIKELLKEGLLFEDTHTIMDTETQKGMQNYTKTPFLENNQLVYKDAVNHSLNTDILRPVSEPFAANGGLKILKGNLGRAVIKISAIKDEHRKVKARAIVFKTQSEFLERFKNKELERDFVAVLPFQGPKSNGMPELHKLTTNLGALQDMGYKVALVTDGRMSGASGKVPSAIHLSPEGALNGAIIKIKDGDLIELDAPNNALNVLEKDFENREINPLFLEILKDLEKPSFGLGRELFTSLRLNANTAEEGAMSFGIKI from the coding sequence ATGCCTAAGCATTCTTTAGAACAAATCAAAGAAAAAATTACAGAGCGTAGCAAAAAAACCAGAGAGCTTTATTTAGAAAATATCTTTAACCCTAAAAACCAGCCCAAGATTGAGAGTTTGGGTTGCGCGAATATCGCGCATGTTACTGCGAGCATGCCAGAGCATTTAAAAATGCCTTTAGGTTCGCATAAAAGAAAGCATTTTGCCATTATCACCGCTTATAATGACATGCTTTCAGCCCACCAGCCTTTTAAAAATTACCCTGACTGGATTAAAAAGGAGTTGCAAGAGCATAACGCCTATGCGAGCGTCGCTAGCGGGGTGCCAGCGATGTGTGATGGTATCACGCAAGGTTATGAGGGCATGGAATTGAGCCTGTTTAGTAGAGATGTGATCGCATTAAGCACCGCCGTAGGGTTAAGTCATAATGTTTTTGATGGGGCGTTTTTTTTAGGCGTGTGCGATAAAATTGTGCCGGGCTTACTCATAGGAGCGTTAAGCTTTGGGAATTTAGCGAGCGTGTTTGTGCCAAGCGGGCCTATGGTGAGCGGGATAGAAAACTTTAAAAAAGCCAAAGCGCGCCAAGATTTTGCAATGGGAAAAATCAACAGAGAAGAGCTTTTAAAAGTGGAAATGCAAAGCTATCATGATGTGGGGACTTGCACTTTTTATGGCACGGCTAATTCCAATCAAATGATGATGGAATTTATGGGATTGCATGTGGCTAATTCTAGTTTTATCAACCCTAACAACCCCTTACGAAAGGTTTTAGTAGAAGAGAGTGCCAAAAGATTAGCGAGCGGGAAAGTTTTGCCTTTAGCCAAACTCATTGATGAAAAAAGCATTCTTAATGCGCTTATAGGCTTGATGGCAACAGGGGGTTCTACTAATCATACTTTGCATTTGATCGCTATCGCTAGATCTTGTGGGGTCATTCTCAATTGGGATGATTTTGACGCAATTTCTAACCTCATACCCCTTTTAGCTAAAGTCTATCCTAACGGATCGGCTGATGTGAACGCTTTTGAAGCGTGTGGGGGGTTAGCGTTTGTGATCAAGGAATTGTTAAAAGAGGGGCTTTTATTTGAAGACACTCATACGATCATGGATACCGAAACGCAAAAAGGCATGCAAAATTACACCAAAACCCCCTTTTTAGAAAACAACCAATTGGTATATAAAGACGCTGTCAATCATAGCCTGAATACTGATATTCTACGGCCCGTGAGCGAGCCTTTTGCCGCTAATGGGGGGCTTAAAATCTTAAAGGGTAATTTGGGGCGAGCGGTGATTAAAATCTCAGCCATTAAAGATGAGCACAGGAAAGTTAAGGCTAGAGCGATTGTTTTTAAAACCCAAAGCGAATTTTTAGAGCGCTTTAAAAATAAAGAATTAGAAAGGGATTTTGTGGCGGTTTTACCTTTCCAAGGGCCTAAGTCTAATGGCATGCCTGAATTGCACAAACTCACCACGAATTTAGGGGCTTTGCAAGATATGGGTTATAAGGTTGCACTCGTTACAGATGGGCGCATGAGCGGGGCGAGCGGGAAAGTGCCTAGCGCGATCCATTTAAGCCCTGAGGGGGCGTTGAATGGGGCGATCATTAAGATTAAAGACGGCGATTTGATAGAATTAGACGCTCCTAATAACGCTTTAAATGTGCTTGAAAAGGATTTTGAAAATAGGGAAATCAACCCCTTGTTTTTAGAAATCTTAAAAGATTTAGAAAAGCCGAGTTTTGGGCTGGGTAGGGAATTATTCACGAGTTTAAGGTTGAATGCCAATACCGCTGAAGAGGGTGCCATGAGTTTTGGCATAAAAATATAA
- the galE gene encoding UDP-glucose 4-epimerase GalE, which yields MALLFTGACGYIGSHTARAFLENTTENIVIVDDLSTGFLAHVKTLEHYYPNRVMFIQANLNETQKLDAFLDKQQLKDPINAILHFGAKISVEESTRLPLEYYTNNTLNTLELVKLCLKHHIKRFIFSSTAVVYGESDSSLNEESPLNPINPYGASKMMSERILLDASKVADFNCVILRYFNVAGACMHNDYTTPYTLGQRTLNATHLIKIACECAVGKRKKMGIFGTDYPTRDGTCIRDYIHVDDLANAHLASYQTLLEQNKSEIYNVGYNQGHSVKEVINKVKEISNNDFLVEILDKRQGDPASLIANNAKILQNTPFKPLYNNLDTIIKSALSWEEHLLKFQ from the coding sequence ATGGCGTTATTATTCACAGGGGCATGCGGATACATAGGCTCGCATACCGCAAGGGCGTTTTTAGAAAATACCACAGAAAACATCGTTATTGTAGATGATTTAAGCACCGGTTTTTTAGCGCATGTCAAAACACTAGAGCATTACTACCCTAATAGGGTCATGTTTATTCAAGCGAATTTGAATGAAACGCAAAAATTAGACGCATTTTTGGATAAGCAACAACTAAAAGACCCTATTAATGCTATCTTGCACTTTGGGGCTAAAATCTCTGTAGAAGAATCAACGCGCTTGCCGTTAGAATACTACACCAACAACACGCTCAACACTTTAGAGCTTGTCAAACTTTGCTTGAAACACCACATCAAGCGTTTTATTTTTTCTTCCACAGCCGTGGTTTATGGCGAGTCTGATTCAAGCCTGAATGAAGAAAGCCCCCTAAACCCTATTAATCCTTATGGAGCGTCTAAAATGATGAGTGAAAGGATTTTATTAGACGCTTCTAAAGTGGCGGATTTTAACTGCGTTATTTTGCGCTATTTCAATGTGGCTGGGGCATGCATGCACAATGATTATACCACGCCCTACACTTTGGGTCAGCGCACCCTAAACGCCACGCATTTGATCAAAATTGCATGCGAATGCGCGGTGGGGAAAAGGAAAAAAATGGGGATTTTTGGCACCGATTACCCCACAAGGGATGGCACATGCATTAGGGATTATATCCATGTAGATGATTTGGCTAACGCGCATTTAGCGAGCTATCAAACCCTTTTAGAACAAAATAAGAGCGAAATTTATAATGTCGGCTACAATCAAGGCCATAGCGTGAAAGAAGTGATTAACAAGGTTAAAGAGATCTCAAACAACGATTTTTTAGTGGAAATTTTAGACAAACGACAGGGCGATCCAGCAAGCCTTATTGCCAATAACGCTAAAATCTTGCAAAACACCCCTTTCAAACCCCTTTATAACAACCTAGACACCATCATCAAAAGCGCTCTATCTTGGGAAGAACACCTTTTAAAATTTCAATAA